Proteins from a genomic interval of Channa argus isolate prfri chromosome 11, Channa argus male v1.0, whole genome shotgun sequence:
- the cfap77 gene encoding cilia- and flagella-associated protein 77 isoform X1, with protein sequence MKTVLGIFTWLCIISLHHHHQRENMSSQRLGVIRDSMLTNPLHIKAPLGQTRSRGLSVPGPDFTYGISNSSLRDGGVAEVLSSWRVQSRRADSAPHQLFTPDFVSLNRDAVKSGLVTSKELSQYRVQRAKAQSRAPRRQEPSRQPAVPDITFGVTSRAPSPLKDLLSHQYAQRWFEDQRSRGQTGTNRQLQRIRPGCIPDTRTSLLRRSRPLPVTQTLFKLPRFSQVPAALDTFRGQESRFRALRAHQADLVSRRGLQGLGAHSLD encoded by the exons ATG AAAACTGTGTTAGGAATATTTACTTGGCTCTGCATCATCagccttcatcatcatcatcagagaGAAAACATGTCATCGCAGAGGCTGGGCGTGATCAGGGACTCCATGCTGACCAATCCACTGCACATCAAG GCGCCTCTGGGTCAGACCCGGTCCAGAGGTCTGTCAGTTCCTGGTCCAGATTTTACCTACGGGATCAGCAACAGCTCGCTCAGAGACGGAGGCGTGGCAGAAG TTCTGTCCAGTTGGAGGGTTCAGTCCAGACGTGCAGACTCTGCTCCTCATCAGCTGTTCACTCCGGACTTTGTGTCTCTGAACCGGGATGCGGTGAAGTCCGGTCTAGTGACTTCCAAAGAGTTGAGCCAGTACCGTGTCCAGAGGGCCAAGGCCCAGAGTCGAGCCCCCAGGCGGCAGGAGCCTTCACGTCAACCGGCGGTGCCTGACATCACATTTGGAGTCACTAGCAG GGCGCCGTCTCCACTGAAGGACCTCCTCTCTCATCAGTACGCCCAGCGCTGGTTTGAAGACCAGCGCAGCCGCGGTCAGACCGGCACCAACAGGCAGCTGCAGCGG ataAGACCCGGTTGTATTCCTGACACCAGGACCAGTCTGCTGAGGAGGAGCAGACCGCTGCCCGTCACACAGACTCTGTTCAAACTGCCCCGGTTCTCACAG GTTCCTGCTGCTCTCGACACCTTCAGGGGCCAGGAATCCAGGTTCCGAGCGTTAAGGGCCCATCAGGCAGATTTAGTGTCCAGGAGAGGACTTCAGGGTCTGGGCGCACACAGTCTGGACTGA
- the cfap77 gene encoding cilia- and flagella-associated protein 77 isoform X2, translated as MSSQRLGVIRDSMLTNPLHIKAPLGQTRSRGLSVPGPDFTYGISNSSLRDGGVAEVLSSWRVQSRRADSAPHQLFTPDFVSLNRDAVKSGLVTSKELSQYRVQRAKAQSRAPRRQEPSRQPAVPDITFGVTSRAPSPLKDLLSHQYAQRWFEDQRSRGQTGTNRQLQRIRPGCIPDTRTSLLRRSRPLPVTQTLFKLPRFSQVPAALDTFRGQESRFRALRAHQADLVSRRGLQGLGAHSLD; from the exons ATGTCATCGCAGAGGCTGGGCGTGATCAGGGACTCCATGCTGACCAATCCACTGCACATCAAG GCGCCTCTGGGTCAGACCCGGTCCAGAGGTCTGTCAGTTCCTGGTCCAGATTTTACCTACGGGATCAGCAACAGCTCGCTCAGAGACGGAGGCGTGGCAGAAG TTCTGTCCAGTTGGAGGGTTCAGTCCAGACGTGCAGACTCTGCTCCTCATCAGCTGTTCACTCCGGACTTTGTGTCTCTGAACCGGGATGCGGTGAAGTCCGGTCTAGTGACTTCCAAAGAGTTGAGCCAGTACCGTGTCCAGAGGGCCAAGGCCCAGAGTCGAGCCCCCAGGCGGCAGGAGCCTTCACGTCAACCGGCGGTGCCTGACATCACATTTGGAGTCACTAGCAG GGCGCCGTCTCCACTGAAGGACCTCCTCTCTCATCAGTACGCCCAGCGCTGGTTTGAAGACCAGCGCAGCCGCGGTCAGACCGGCACCAACAGGCAGCTGCAGCGG ataAGACCCGGTTGTATTCCTGACACCAGGACCAGTCTGCTGAGGAGGAGCAGACCGCTGCCCGTCACACAGACTCTGTTCAAACTGCCCCGGTTCTCACAG GTTCCTGCTGCTCTCGACACCTTCAGGGGCCAGGAATCCAGGTTCCGAGCGTTAAGGGCCCATCAGGCAGATTTAGTGTCCAGGAGAGGACTTCAGGGTCTGGGCGCACACAGTCTGGACTGA
- the barhl1a gene encoding barH-like homeobox 1a yields the protein MDLSVSGCSTFRIDSLLSVSPPGALLSRPDPPELTSGGSRGCSAPSSPRTEPVPRPESPLQPRSFLIRDILADSRSCADPRQSELEAEPLHPEPHEDCQTKSPRSSCFDRETKKNGGSLDPAAARLKKPRKARTAFSDQQLSRLERSFQKQKYLSVQDRMELAASLELSDTQVKTWYQNRRTKWKRQSAVGMELLAEAGRMFLPTHYLLPPALPTLDLYWHRDHAHHNQLAPPPLSRILTNTEPPPHWFLHDNR from the exons ATGGATCTTTCTGTCTCTGGCTGCTCCACGTTCCGCATAGACTCCCTGCTCTCCGTTAGCCCGCCCGGCGCGCTCCTGTCCCGCCCGGACCCTCCGGAGCTCACCTCGGGAGGCAGCCGCGGCTGCTCGGCGCCTTCGTCCCCGCGGACAGAGCCCGTTCCCCGGCCGGAGTCTCCGCTGCAGCCCCGCTCCTTCCTGATCCGGGACATCTTAGCGGACTCTCGGTCCTGCGCTGATCCAAGACAATCTGAACTGGAAGCCGAGCCGCTCCACCCCGAACCACATGAAGACTGTCAGACTAAAAGTCCCCGCAGCTCCTGTTTCGACAGAG aaacaaagaaaaac GGCGGGAGCTTGGACCCTGCGGCTGCCCGGCTGAAGAAGCCTCGTAAAGCCCGGACGGCGTTCAGCGACCAGCAGCTGTCCAGGCTAGAGAGAAGCTTCCAGAAGCAGAAGTACCTGAGTGTCCAGGACCGCATGGAGCTGGCAGCGTCCCTGGAGCTCAGCGACACCCAGGTCAAAACCTGGTACCAGAACCGGAG GACCAAGTGGAAGCGTCAGTCCGCTGTCGGCATGGAGCTCCTGGCCGAAGCCGGCAGGATGTTCCTGCCCACACACTACCTGCTCCCACCTGCCCTGCCCACACTGGACTTGTACTGGCATCGAGACCACGCCCACCACAACCAGCTGGCCCCGCCCCCGTTGTCCCGCATCCTCACCAACACTGAACCCCCGCCCCACTGGTTTCTACATGACAACAGATAG
- the ddx31 gene encoding ATP-dependent DNA helicase DDX31 isoform X1, which yields MMSSAEDQLCLNICNTLSSSSSSASSRWKRQTTQQKWVKKKQTAEKRRFSSSEEDRRHVFKQRRLQHHDVAKEEEVQGQTAAPPPAVVNPQAPPADETNGKPEKKKKEKDGVKETGRSSIKTSSLFKHNPDIPDIHRPLVSQVKEKIFTSDSFSDLHLHPHLVATLNKVLNVSTLTSVQKLTIPALLSGRDAVVRSQTGSGKTLSYAVPLVQSLQSVQPKVSRSDGPLAVVIVPTRELALQTFQTFQKLLKPFTWIVPGVLMGGEKRKSEKARLRKGINILISTPGRLVDHIKHTLSIAFSAVRWLVLDEADRTLDLGFEKDLTIILNSLNSTGPGRQNVLLSATLTHGVTRLADVCLKEPVSIRVSDPPTTTPAVTCEPGSVSQSQSFAVPEALKQFVVVVPSKIRLVCLAAFILDKCQFSQNNKLIVFVSSCEAVEFLHSLFTSVLSANHKPPLEFLRLHGNMKQEERSEVFQQFSSSRSGVLLCTDVAARGLDLPQVTWIVQYTPPSAAAEYVHRVGRTARIGGTGSSLLFLTPAETAFISELANHNISLSEMKLLDILSSLMIDDTYKGRGKYHSKSSSKALEQEIRERSTVLQTEFENVVHLDAQSVQNAKKALQSFLRAYTAYPTQLKHIFHIRSLHLGHTAKSFGLRDAPQGLSTAIGAHNKNRSRIRSPVKEQKKKLTSKTAGGKSFGPGQREVRLFCSEFSSGLEGAGAKKKKKKTLSGREEEMQQLD from the exons atgatgtcatcagcagAGGACCAGCTGTGTCTGAACATCTGCAACactttgtcatcatcatcatcctctgcatcGTCTAGGTGGAAACGTCAGACCACTCAGCAGAAATGGGTCAAA AAGaagcagacagcagagaagAGGAGGTTCAGCTCCtcagaggaggacaggagaCATGTGTTCAAACAGAGGAGGCTGCAGCACCATGACGTAGCTAAGGAGGAGGAAGTGCAGGGACAGactgcagctcctcctcctgctgtcGTCAATCCACAG GCTCCACCTGCTGACGAAACCAACGGGAAaccagagaaaaagaagaaggagaaggacgGCGTGAAGGAAACCGGGAGGAGCAGCATTAAGACGTCCTCTCTGTTTAAACACAACCCAGACATACCTGATATCCACAG ACCACTTGTTTCTCAGGTGAAGGAGAAGATCTTCACCTCGGATTCGTTCTCAGATCTTCACCTTCACCCTCACCTG GTGGCGACACTGAACAAAGTCCTGAATGTTTCCACGCTGACCAG CGTTCAGAAACTAACGATCCCGGCCCTTCTGTCCGGACGAGACGCTGTAGTTCGATCTCAGACTGGATCAG GTAAGACTCTGTCCTACGCTGTCCCACTGGTCCAGAGTCTTCAGTCGGTGCAGCCAAAGGTCAGCCGGTCAGACGGTCCTCTAGCTGTTGTCATCGTCCCCACCAGAGAG CTTGCCCTGCAGACCTTCCAGACCTTCCAGAAACTTCTCAAG cCGTTTACCTGGATCGTCCCAGGTGTTTTGatgggaggagagaagaggaaatcaGAGAAGGCCAG gcTCCGTAAAGGAATCAACATCTTGATTTCAACTCCTGGACGTCTGGTGGATCATATCAAACACACCCTGAGCATCGCCTTCAGCGCCGTCCGCTGGCTGGTCCTGGACGAGGCTGATCG gacGTTGGACCTGGGCTTTGAAAAGGATTTGACCATCATATTAAACAGTCTGAACTCTACGGGACCGGGCAGACAGAACGTCCTACTCTCTGCTACACTGACGCATG GTGTGACCCGGTTAGCAGACGTGTGTTTAAAGGAGCCCGTCAGCATCAGAGTGTCTGACCCCCCCACCACAACGCCTGCTGTGACCTGTGAACCCGGTTCagtcagccaatcacagagctTCGCTGTACCTGAGGCTTTGAAGCAGTTTGTGGTGGTGGTTCCCAGTAAGATCAGACTGGTCTGTCTGGCTGCTTTCATACTGGACAAATGTCAG TTTTCTCAGAACAACAAACTCATCGTGTTTGTCTCAAGTTGCGAGGCCGTCGAGTTCCTTCACTCTCTGTTCACCTCCGTCCTCTCGGCCAATCACAAGCCTCCGCTCGAGTTTCTGCGTCTCCATGGCAACATGAAGCAGGAG GAGCGCTCTGAGGTCTTTCAGCAGTTTTCATCATCTCGCTCTGGAGTCCTGCTCTGTACG gatgTAGCAGCCAGAGGTCTGGACCTTCCTCAGGTCACCTGGATTGTTCAG taCACTCCACCGAGCGCAGCAGCAGAGTACGTTCACCGTGTCGGTCGGACGGCTCGTATCGGAGGAACAGGAAGCAGCCTTCTCTTCCTCACTCCTGCTGAGACCGCCTTCATCAGCGAGCTGGCCAATCACAACATTAG TTTATCAGAGATGAAGTTGCTGGACATCCTGTCCAGTCTGATGATAGACGACACCTATAAGGGACGTGGCAAATACCACAGTAAG AGTTCATCCAAAGCTCTGGAGCAGGAGATCAGAGAGCGATCGACGGTTCTTCAGACCGAGTTTGAGAATGTTGTTCACTTAGATGCTCAGTCGGTGCAGAACGCCAAGAAAG CACTGCAGTCCTTCCTGCGGGCGTACACCGCCTACCCCACTCAACTCAAGCACATCTTCCACATTCGCTCCCTCCACCTGGGCCACACAGCCAAGAGCTTCGGCCTCAGAGATGCCCCGCAGGGCCTGAGCACAGCCATCGGAGCCCACAACAAGAACCGGAGCCGGATCAGGAGTCCAGTCAaggagcagaagaagaagctgaCCAGCAAGACTGCAGGAGGGAAGAG CTTTGGTCCTGGTCAGAGGGAGGTCAGGCTGTTTTGCTCAGAGTTCTCCAGTGGCTTGGAGGGTGCAGGagccaagaagaagaaaaagaagacgtTGTCAGGACGGGAGGAGGAGATGCAGCAGCTGGATTGA
- the ddx31 gene encoding ATP-dependent DNA helicase DDX31 isoform X2, with protein MMSSAEDQLCLNICNTLSSSSSSASSRWKRQTTQQKWVKKKQTAEKRRFSSSEEDRRHVFKQRRLQHHDVAKEEEVQGQTAAPPPAVVNPQAPPADETNGKPEKKKKEKDGVKETGRSSIKTSSLFKHNPDIPDIHRPLVSQVKEKIFTSDSFSDLHLHPHLVATLNKVLNVSTLTSVQKLTIPALLSGRDAVVRSQTGSGKTLSYAVPLVQSLQSVQPKVSRSDGPLAVVIVPTRELALQTFQTFQKLLKPFTWIVPGVLMGGEKRKSEKARLRKGINILISTPGRLVDHIKHTLSIAFSAVRWLVLDEADRTLDLGFEKDLTIILNSLNSTGPGRQNVLLSATLTHGVTRLADVCLKEPVSIRVSDPPTTTPAVTCEPGSVSQSQSFAVPEALKQFVVVVPSKIRLVCLAAFILDKCQFSQNNKLIVFVSSCEAVEFLHSLFTSVLSANHKPPLEFLRLHGNMKQEDVAARGLDLPQVTWIVQYTPPSAAAEYVHRVGRTARIGGTGSSLLFLTPAETAFISELANHNISLSEMKLLDILSSLMIDDTYKGRGKYHSKSSSKALEQEIRERSTVLQTEFENVVHLDAQSVQNAKKALQSFLRAYTAYPTQLKHIFHIRSLHLGHTAKSFGLRDAPQGLSTAIGAHNKNRSRIRSPVKEQKKKLTSKTAGGKSFGPGQREVRLFCSEFSSGLEGAGAKKKKKKTLSGREEEMQQLD; from the exons atgatgtcatcagcagAGGACCAGCTGTGTCTGAACATCTGCAACactttgtcatcatcatcatcctctgcatcGTCTAGGTGGAAACGTCAGACCACTCAGCAGAAATGGGTCAAA AAGaagcagacagcagagaagAGGAGGTTCAGCTCCtcagaggaggacaggagaCATGTGTTCAAACAGAGGAGGCTGCAGCACCATGACGTAGCTAAGGAGGAGGAAGTGCAGGGACAGactgcagctcctcctcctgctgtcGTCAATCCACAG GCTCCACCTGCTGACGAAACCAACGGGAAaccagagaaaaagaagaaggagaaggacgGCGTGAAGGAAACCGGGAGGAGCAGCATTAAGACGTCCTCTCTGTTTAAACACAACCCAGACATACCTGATATCCACAG ACCACTTGTTTCTCAGGTGAAGGAGAAGATCTTCACCTCGGATTCGTTCTCAGATCTTCACCTTCACCCTCACCTG GTGGCGACACTGAACAAAGTCCTGAATGTTTCCACGCTGACCAG CGTTCAGAAACTAACGATCCCGGCCCTTCTGTCCGGACGAGACGCTGTAGTTCGATCTCAGACTGGATCAG GTAAGACTCTGTCCTACGCTGTCCCACTGGTCCAGAGTCTTCAGTCGGTGCAGCCAAAGGTCAGCCGGTCAGACGGTCCTCTAGCTGTTGTCATCGTCCCCACCAGAGAG CTTGCCCTGCAGACCTTCCAGACCTTCCAGAAACTTCTCAAG cCGTTTACCTGGATCGTCCCAGGTGTTTTGatgggaggagagaagaggaaatcaGAGAAGGCCAG gcTCCGTAAAGGAATCAACATCTTGATTTCAACTCCTGGACGTCTGGTGGATCATATCAAACACACCCTGAGCATCGCCTTCAGCGCCGTCCGCTGGCTGGTCCTGGACGAGGCTGATCG gacGTTGGACCTGGGCTTTGAAAAGGATTTGACCATCATATTAAACAGTCTGAACTCTACGGGACCGGGCAGACAGAACGTCCTACTCTCTGCTACACTGACGCATG GTGTGACCCGGTTAGCAGACGTGTGTTTAAAGGAGCCCGTCAGCATCAGAGTGTCTGACCCCCCCACCACAACGCCTGCTGTGACCTGTGAACCCGGTTCagtcagccaatcacagagctTCGCTGTACCTGAGGCTTTGAAGCAGTTTGTGGTGGTGGTTCCCAGTAAGATCAGACTGGTCTGTCTGGCTGCTTTCATACTGGACAAATGTCAG TTTTCTCAGAACAACAAACTCATCGTGTTTGTCTCAAGTTGCGAGGCCGTCGAGTTCCTTCACTCTCTGTTCACCTCCGTCCTCTCGGCCAATCACAAGCCTCCGCTCGAGTTTCTGCGTCTCCATGGCAACATGAAGCAGGAG gatgTAGCAGCCAGAGGTCTGGACCTTCCTCAGGTCACCTGGATTGTTCAG taCACTCCACCGAGCGCAGCAGCAGAGTACGTTCACCGTGTCGGTCGGACGGCTCGTATCGGAGGAACAGGAAGCAGCCTTCTCTTCCTCACTCCTGCTGAGACCGCCTTCATCAGCGAGCTGGCCAATCACAACATTAG TTTATCAGAGATGAAGTTGCTGGACATCCTGTCCAGTCTGATGATAGACGACACCTATAAGGGACGTGGCAAATACCACAGTAAG AGTTCATCCAAAGCTCTGGAGCAGGAGATCAGAGAGCGATCGACGGTTCTTCAGACCGAGTTTGAGAATGTTGTTCACTTAGATGCTCAGTCGGTGCAGAACGCCAAGAAAG CACTGCAGTCCTTCCTGCGGGCGTACACCGCCTACCCCACTCAACTCAAGCACATCTTCCACATTCGCTCCCTCCACCTGGGCCACACAGCCAAGAGCTTCGGCCTCAGAGATGCCCCGCAGGGCCTGAGCACAGCCATCGGAGCCCACAACAAGAACCGGAGCCGGATCAGGAGTCCAGTCAaggagcagaagaagaagctgaCCAGCAAGACTGCAGGAGGGAAGAG CTTTGGTCCTGGTCAGAGGGAGGTCAGGCTGTTTTGCTCAGAGTTCTCCAGTGGCTTGGAGGGTGCAGGagccaagaagaagaaaaagaagacgtTGTCAGGACGGGAGGAGGAGATGCAGCAGCTGGATTGA